The Ornithodoros turicata isolate Travis chromosome 7, ASM3712646v1, whole genome shotgun sequence genome includes a region encoding these proteins:
- the LOC135399917 gene encoding uncharacterized protein LOC135399917 produces the protein MATPNKFFSMPEDGEETVACPYNSSHVVPASMHSFHVRHCPQKNNAGQQTSKRKEKSNGRTQKEEDWEPDIVPGKPGYVPLMSMVRPVFREVHSMTQVQRRRYYDELLKQHKVVNMLKSLANKSYFAEQRRKHVVPSVSGQFPVHPQPIPTKPSTGKYSNVTLESKRKIHRPNDDLDDWYIEPMLTSLSSRLESILTGAERQPTSLPKYLSDDSWPKLNPPTQSSAPKNHPIQANHRRPSEMPKSRYVRQQNGTAFRLPSERPGPGSGSSATASPAAVSPASGDSAGEFTEPKLFPSVSGSKQRPANGLQQASTRPKISAFVSLRGTETSKWIRAGDHDDELFYCSGKGRGRVRT, from the exons ATGGCTACGCCAAATAAATTCTTC AGCATGCCAGAGGACGGGGAAGAAACGGTGGCTTGCCCATACAACTCTTCGCACGTAGTGCCTGCATCCATGCACTCGTTCCACGTTAGGCATTGCCCGCAGAAAAATAACGCAG GCCAACAAACctcaaaaaggaaagaaaaatcgAATGGTAGGACGCAAAAGGAAGAAGACTGGGAACCAG ATATTGTGCCCGGAAAGCCAGGTTATGTGCCATTGATGTCGATGGTACGTCCGGTTTTCCGGGAAGTGCATAGTATGACGCAGGTGCAGAGACGACGGTATTACGACGAGCTTCTTAAACAGCACAAAGTCGTCAATAT GCTGAAGAGCCTGGCAAACAAGAGCTACTTCGCAGAGCAAAGGCGAAAGCACGTAGTGCCCAGTGTGAGC GGGCAGTTCCCAGTCCACCCTCAACCTATCCCTACAAAGCCCAGCACGGGGAAATACAGTAACGTAACCCTAGAGAGCAAGAGAAAAATCCATCGACCTAACG ATGACCTAGACGACTGGTATATCGAACCAATGCTGACCTCACTCTCCTCTCGCCTGGAGTCAATTCTCACGGGAGCGGAACGACAGCCAACTTCACTCCCCAAGTACCTATCCGACGACTCCTGGCCTAAGCTAAACCCTCCGACACAGTCTTCGGCACCGaagaaccatccaatacaagccAATCACCGCCGCCCGTCTGAGATGCCGAAATCGCGGTACGTTCGGCAGCAAAACGGCACTGCCTTCAGACTGCCGTCTGAAAGACCAGGACCTGGTAGTGGGTCCTCTGCTACTGCCAGTCCCGCGGCCGTGAGCCCGGCAAGTGGAGATTCCGCCGGAGAATTCACCGAACCAAAACTCTTTCCCTCGGTGTCTGGCTCGAAGCAACGACCTGCGAACGGTCTACAACAGGCTAGCACGAGGCCTAAGATCAGTGCTTTTGTGAGTCTGAGGGGCACCGAAACTTCCAAGTGGATTCGGGCCGGAGATCACGACGATGAGCTCTTCTACTGTTCGGGGAAAGGACGTGGTCGTGTGAGGACATAG
- the LOC135401179 gene encoding sphingomyelin phosphodiesterase-like, translating to MDEWNKPLPRAFPVVAHGQTVRVLQLSDTHYDPEYTPGSNGDCKDPLCCRSGPPATEAAKAGKWGYPGKCDIPFRTLESMMQHAANTHQIDMILWTGDLPPHDMWKSRKEDNVDNLRNTSALIRKYFPGVPVYPALGNHEAVPSNSFPVKNPLNLTVQWLYDEVASEWERFLPNATTETIKRGAFYAVKAADRLKVISLNTNFCYIYNWWLVYNSTDPEDQLQWLVSQLQESEDAGEKVLIIGHVPPGYSECTKVWSREFHRIVNRYESTITGQFYGHMHSDEFQVYHDIEDTSRPISVAYLGPSVTTYIHQNPGYRVYLLDGKHTNATWTVTDHETYVMNVTDANATDEPKWALEYRAKTAYRLPSLSPTDWSNLISRLSKNDWMFKKFYRYQNKLHPAGVCDKHCKSMKICNMRAYADQVLTDCIKQRTTQ from the exons ATGGACGAATGGAACAAGCCACTGCCACGTGCTTTCCCTGTGGTTGCG CACGGCCAGACTGTCAGGGTTCTCCAATTGTCCGATACTCATTATGATCCCGAGTACACTCCCGGTTCCAACGGTGATTGTAAAGACCCGCTTTGCTGTCGTAGCGGTCCACCCGCAACAGAAGCAGCCAAAGCTGGCAAGTGGGGTTATCCCGGCAAATGTGACATTCCATTCCGAACACTGGAAAGCATGATGCAGCATGCGGCCAATACGCACCAG ATTGACATGATACTTTGGACGGGTGACCTGCCTCCTCACGATATGTGGAAGTCTAGGAAAGAAGACAACGTCGATAACCTGCGTAATACCTCGGCGTTAATACGAAAGTACTTCCCTGGAGTGCCGGTGTACCCCGCCCTCGGAAATCACGAGGCAGTGCCCAGCAACAG CTTTCCAGTGAAAAACCCACTTAACTTAACCGTTCAGTGGCTGTACGATGAAGTAGCCAGCGAATGGGAAAGATTCCTTCCCAACGCCACAACAGAGACCATAAAAAG GGGAGCATTCTATGCAGTAAAAGCTGCCGATCGACTCAAAGTCATCTCATTGAACACAAACTTTTGCTACATTTACAACTG GTGGCTTGTCTACAACTCCACTGATCCGGAAGACCAGTTGCAGTGGTTGGTGAGTCAACTGCAGGAGTCAGAGGACGCCGGCGAGAAGGTTCTCATAATTGGCCATGTTCCTCCTGGATATTCGGAGTGCACAAAAGTGTGGAGCAGAGAATTCCACAGAATCGTCAATCG GTACGAATCCACCATAACTGGTCAGTTCTACGGTCACATGCACAGTGACGAGTTCCAGGTTTACCACGACATAGAGGATACCAGTCGACCGATTAGTGTGGCTTACCTGGGTCCAAGCGTCACAACGTACATTCACCAAAATCCGGGCTACCGGGTGTACCTGCTGGATGGAAAGCACACGAACGCTACATGG ACTGTTACAGATCACGAAACGTACGTGATGAACGTCACGGATGCCAACGCGACGGATGAGCCAAAATGGGCACTGGAGTACAGAGCCAAGACGGCGTACAGGCTTCCATCTCTCAGTCCGACAGACTGGAGCAATCTCATTTCGAGGTTGTCTAAAAACGACTGGATGTTTAAAAAATTTTACAG GTACCAAAACAAGCTCCACCCAGCAGGCGTCTGTGACAAACACTGCAAAAGCATGAAGATATGCAACATGAGAGCTTATGCAGATCAAGTGCTCACAGACTGCATAAAGCAAAGGACGACTCAGTAA